From one Streptomyces sp. CA-210063 genomic stretch:
- a CDS encoding cytochrome P450 — MPLDIETPLPYQRDHRCPFDPGPALRDAQRTAPVHRYRLPDGQDIWVVTRYEEVRRMLTDPRLSSARTPLTLMLPGVDDTGVRVSPGSFVNMDPPEHTRLRRTVTSSFTARRMRELAPRLERIAEDRLDAMERTGPPADFMTEFASPFPLLAICELLGLTEEQRAEYLRITAMAPGLAATPEEAQELLTAAGRLMSDAVAAQREAPGDGMIGMLVKEHGHELDDEEIAGISSMFLTAGFDTVANTLGLGLLALFDNPGQLALLRDEPAVLDTAVEELMRYLSVISATGGRTATEDVELGGVTIKAGEYVVPALAVANRDPAHFDDPDRLDLTRTPAQQVGFGHGVHRCIGGAMTLLEMRIAFSAVLRRFPGIRLAVPPEDVRYRGYDMVHGALAIPVTW, encoded by the coding sequence ATGCCCCTCGACATCGAAACGCCGCTGCCCTACCAGCGCGACCACCGCTGCCCGTTCGACCCGGGACCGGCCCTGCGGGACGCCCAGCGGACCGCCCCGGTCCACCGGTACCGTCTCCCGGACGGGCAGGACATCTGGGTCGTCACCCGCTACGAAGAGGTACGGCGGATGCTCACCGACCCACGCCTCAGCAGCGCCCGGACCCCGCTGACACTGATGCTCCCCGGCGTCGACGACACCGGAGTGCGGGTCTCCCCGGGCAGCTTCGTCAACATGGACCCGCCCGAGCACACCCGGCTGCGCCGGACGGTCACCTCCAGCTTCACCGCCCGGCGCATGCGCGAACTCGCGCCGCGTCTGGAACGCATCGCCGAGGACCGACTGGACGCCATGGAACGCACCGGCCCGCCCGCCGACTTCATGACCGAGTTCGCCTCACCGTTCCCCCTGCTCGCCATCTGCGAACTGCTCGGACTCACCGAGGAACAGCGCGCCGAATACCTCCGCATCACCGCCATGGCACCCGGCCTGGCCGCCACTCCTGAGGAGGCGCAGGAACTCCTCACGGCCGCCGGGCGCCTCATGTCCGACGCGGTCGCCGCCCAACGCGAAGCACCCGGCGACGGCATGATCGGCATGCTGGTCAAGGAACACGGCCACGAACTCGACGACGAGGAGATCGCCGGCATCAGCAGCATGTTCCTGACCGCCGGCTTCGACACCGTCGCCAACACCCTCGGACTCGGCCTCCTCGCCCTCTTCGACAACCCCGGCCAACTCGCCCTGCTCCGCGACGAACCCGCCGTCCTCGACACCGCCGTCGAGGAACTCATGCGCTACCTCAGCGTCATCTCCGCCACCGGCGGACGCACCGCCACCGAGGACGTCGAACTCGGCGGCGTCACCATCAAGGCGGGCGAGTACGTGGTGCCGGCGCTGGCCGTCGCCAACCGCGACCCCGCCCACTTCGACGACCCCGACCGCCTCGACCTGACCCGTACACCGGCCCAGCAGGTCGGGTTCGGCCACGGCGTCCACCGCTGCATCGGCGGCGCCATGACCCTGCTGGAGATGCGGATCGCGTTCTCCGCCGTACTGCGCCGCTTCCCCGGCATCCGTCTCGCCGTACCGCCCGAGGACGTGCGGTACCGGGGCTACGACATGGTGCACGGCGCGCTCGCCATACCCGTCACCTGGTAG
- a CDS encoding SDR family NAD(P)-dependent oxidoreductase, which translates to MGASGMNTSLDEVIDALRASLLENERLRRHNHRLTSAATEPLAVVGIGCRFPGGVTAPEDLWRLVAEGTDAMAGPPADRGWQHLRSFDPGHQGAFLDTAGDFDAGFFRISPREALAMDPQQRLLLEVSWEAVERAGIDPASLRGSRTGVFVGGAPQEYGALLAESPEDTDGYAITGLPASIMSGRIAYLLGLEGPALTVDTACSSSLVALHLAGQSLRGGECDLALVGGVLVMTTPTIYGEFDSQGGSASDGRCKAFAEAADGTGWGEGAGVLVVERLSDARRNGHPVLAVVRGSAVNQDGASNGLTAPNGPSQQRVIRDALANAELSASDVDAVEAHGTGTRLGDPIEAQALLATYGQGRPDDRPLWVGSIKSNIGHTQFAAGVAGVIKTVLALRHGTLPRTLHVDEPTRQVDWSTGAVKVLTEAREWPDTGRPRRAGVSSFGISGTNAHVILEQAGTDPTEPDETSGRPLPAVPVTLSARGEAALRDQAAGLLAHLEHRPGLRLPDIAYSLATTRGLLDHRAAVTATDLPGLTAGLRALADGDDAPGLVRGTAIPSDLAVVFSGQGAQRVGMGRGLYEAFPVFAEAFEEVCAGFEGLLPGSLKELVFGGPVEELASTGWAQPALFAMEVALFRLVESWGVRPDVVFGHSLGELVAAHVAGVWSLSDACRVVAARGRLMAALPSGGAMWAIAADPAEIAESAGVWVAAVNGPSSVVVSGAEEAVAELAGRFAAEGRRVKRLEVSHAFHSGLMEPMVAEFAEVLSGVTFCDAPVIPVVSNVTGEVAGEELCTPEYWVRHIRATVRFADGVRAVRAQGVGTVLELGPDGSLVSLVEETEAEVVGVAALRRGRDEAVALLEALARVHVGGVGVDWRAVFAGSGARRVELPTYAFQHRRYWPRTAVGAGRGRVVDDWRYRVVWRPCPLGTADSLSGRWLLVASQESAGTAVAEALRAAGAEVETASGAVAGDFTGVVALPQSAAEAVRLVQELRAADVKVPLWWLTSGAVAVAQGDTVRPEAAQLWGLGQVVGLEEPRWWGGLVEVPAEWTAETGTALTAVLAGAAGGEDQVALRGTGAFVRRLVRAPLTGRERAKEWKPRGTALVTGGTGGVGARVARWLAAEGAERLVLTSRRGAEAPGADALAAELRALGAEVTFAACDTADRDALAAVLADIPQATPLTAVVHAAGIVRYTKVRDLSAAELDEVVSGKALGARNLDELTAHLDLDAFVLFSSGAASWGGGSQGAYAAANAHLDALAHDRRTRGLPATSLAWGTWRSEGMAADLDEQSLARMGLALMDPELALSAMREAVEHGETALTVTDTDWSRFTPVYTGARRRPLIEDIPEAAHALRAGENEAEPGGPADPGALPQGSPDTDALRRGLTGLTEREQRTTLLDLVRSRAAAVLGHTDVAEVAADRPFKDLGFDSLTATELRNRLTAATGLRLPATLVFDHPTPTALAAHVHRELLGGADPDSRTVVVRQVDQDDPLVIIGMACRLPGGVTGPEDLWQLVVDGRDEISGAPDDRGWDAWGTSTAQQGGFLTDVGGFDAEFFGISPREALAMDPQQRLLLEVSWEAVERAGIDPSSLRGSRTGVFVGGTPTGYGAVLGDAGDAGGYLLTGNSGSVMSGRISYVLGLQGPALTVDTACSSSLVSLHLASQALSRGECDLALVGGVAVMPTPGAFDEFARQGGLASDGRCKAFADSADGTGWAEGVAFLAVERQSDARRNGHRVLAVLRGSAANQDGASNGLSAPSGPAQQRVIRDALASAGLSASDVDAVEAHGTGTRLGDPIEAQALLATYGQNRERPLYVGSLKSNIGHTQAVSGVAGVIKTVMALRHGVLPCTLHVDAPSGEVDWSAGAVELLTEAREWPGEAGRPRRMAVSSFGISGTNAHIILEQGDDEGALSEPGADGQVVPWVLSGRSEAALRGQAARLLNRAGSLGRAVDIGWSLAVSRAALEHRAVVVGGGREELLRGLSAVAEGRPGAGVVSGRAGDSGAVFVFPGQGSQWVGMAVELLDSSPVFASRMAECEAALSAFVDWSLSEVLRDGGGLGRVDVVQPVLWAVMVSLAEVWRSYGVEPAAVVGHSQGEIAAAVVAGALSLEDGARVVALRSKAILVLSGHGGMASVQLPADEVRGLKALADGRVDLAAVNGPSSVVVAGATDALDEVIAEAVARGARAKRIDVDYASHSVQVEQIRAELLDVLGELAPVAARVPFYSTVTGGRLDTTGLDAEYWYRNLRSTVCLESTVAALVRAGHQLFVEVSPHPVLTGAVQDTAQAAGREAVVTGTLRRGEGGLERLLLSLGEAYAHGAPVDWGTCFDGMDVRTVDLPTYAFQHRRYWPETMSVPGGVRRAVDDWRYRVVWRRRAQAEDTPLSGRWLLVSPDERVATALRAAGAEVDVATEIVAGDYAGVIASPGSLDAAVTLLKDLDAVGVEAPLWWLTDGAAAATAGDTVRPEAAQLWALGQVVGLEHADRWGGLIDLPAAWTEHTGRSLAGVLAASADGEDQVAVRESGVFVRRLVRAALTGRAPARSWQPRGTVLVTGGTGGIGAHVARWLAAEGADHLVLTSRRGAEAPGAAELGRELEALGTRTTFAACDVTDRDALAAVLADVPEDLPLTAVVHAAGVATFADVLSIEPEELVAGMAAKVWGARHLDELTAGVDLDAFVLFSSGAAVWGSAGNGTYAAANAFLDGLAFERRARGLTATSLAWGGWAGGGMLEGSEAVAGQLERMGVRQMQPELAIGVMREAVEHDETTLAVSDMDWERFAPVYALARRRPLIEEIPEAARALRGEDTTARQGESDDTATARLRESLTGLTDAERQDMLVELVREHASAVLGHASPDALTADRPFKDLGFDSLTATELRNRLNTATGLRLPATLVFDHPTPTALATLLRGELLAGTPDGVLDALRVQQELDRMEQALFRAAAAPDMDADTRADIAQRLRDLAGRLGATDQAAEPRTADHLDSATDDEIFDLIDRDLGVS; encoded by the coding sequence GTGGGAGCCAGTGGCATGAACACATCCCTCGACGAGGTCATCGACGCGCTGCGCGCCTCCCTGTTGGAGAACGAACGCCTGCGCCGGCACAACCACCGGCTCACCTCCGCCGCCACCGAGCCCCTGGCCGTCGTCGGCATCGGCTGCCGCTTCCCCGGCGGCGTCACCGCCCCCGAGGACCTGTGGCGACTGGTCGCCGAGGGCACCGACGCCATGGCCGGCCCGCCCGCCGACCGCGGCTGGCAACACCTCCGCTCCTTCGACCCCGGCCACCAGGGCGCCTTCCTGGACACCGCCGGCGACTTCGACGCCGGGTTCTTCCGGATCTCGCCGCGGGAGGCGCTGGCGATGGACCCGCAGCAGCGGCTGCTGCTGGAGGTGTCGTGGGAGGCAGTCGAACGCGCGGGCATCGATCCGGCGTCCCTGCGCGGCAGCCGTACCGGCGTCTTCGTCGGCGGCGCCCCCCAGGAGTACGGCGCTCTCCTCGCCGAATCCCCCGAGGACACCGACGGCTACGCCATCACCGGCCTGCCCGCCAGCATCATGTCCGGCCGGATCGCCTACCTCCTGGGCCTGGAGGGGCCCGCCCTGACCGTGGACACGGCCTGCTCCTCCTCCCTCGTCGCCCTCCACCTCGCCGGGCAGTCCCTACGCGGCGGAGAGTGCGACCTCGCCCTCGTCGGCGGAGTCCTCGTCATGACGACCCCCACCATCTACGGCGAGTTCGACAGCCAGGGCGGATCGGCGTCGGACGGCCGCTGCAAGGCGTTCGCCGAAGCGGCGGACGGCACGGGCTGGGGCGAGGGCGCGGGCGTGCTGGTCGTGGAGCGGCTGTCGGACGCGCGGCGCAACGGCCATCCGGTGCTGGCGGTGGTACGCGGTTCCGCCGTGAACCAGGACGGCGCCTCGAACGGTCTGACCGCTCCGAACGGCCCCTCGCAGCAGCGGGTGATCCGGGACGCGTTGGCGAACGCGGAGCTGTCGGCGTCGGACGTGGACGCGGTGGAGGCGCATGGCACCGGGACCCGGCTCGGCGACCCGATCGAGGCTCAGGCACTGCTGGCGACCTACGGTCAAGGACGCCCCGACGACCGCCCGTTGTGGGTCGGCTCCATCAAGTCCAACATCGGGCACACCCAGTTCGCCGCCGGAGTCGCCGGAGTCATCAAGACCGTCCTCGCGCTCCGGCACGGGACGCTGCCGCGCACCCTGCACGTCGACGAGCCGACACGGCAGGTGGACTGGTCCACCGGCGCCGTGAAGGTGCTGACCGAGGCACGGGAATGGCCGGACACCGGACGCCCGCGCCGGGCGGGCGTGTCGTCGTTCGGGATCAGCGGCACCAACGCCCACGTCATCCTCGAACAGGCCGGCACGGACCCGACAGAGCCCGACGAGACCTCTGGCCGACCCCTGCCCGCCGTGCCCGTCACCCTCAGCGCCCGCGGCGAGGCCGCGCTGCGCGACCAGGCCGCCGGCCTCCTCGCTCACCTCGAACACCGGCCCGGCCTCCGGCTCCCGGACATCGCGTACTCCCTCGCCACCACCCGCGGCCTCCTGGACCACCGCGCCGCCGTCACCGCCACGGACCTGCCCGGCCTGACCGCCGGACTGCGCGCCCTCGCCGACGGCGACGACGCGCCCGGACTGGTCCGGGGGACCGCCATCCCGAGCGATCTCGCGGTGGTGTTCTCGGGTCAGGGTGCGCAGCGGGTGGGGATGGGACGGGGGTTGTACGAGGCGTTTCCGGTGTTCGCGGAGGCGTTCGAGGAGGTGTGTGCCGGGTTCGAGGGGTTGCTGCCGGGGTCGTTGAAGGAGCTGGTCTTCGGGGGTCCGGTGGAGGAGTTGGCGTCGACGGGGTGGGCGCAGCCCGCGCTGTTCGCGATGGAAGTCGCTCTGTTCAGGTTGGTGGAGTCGTGGGGGGTGCGGCCGGACGTGGTGTTCGGGCACTCGCTGGGTGAGTTGGTCGCGGCTCATGTGGCGGGGGTGTGGTCGCTTTCTGACGCCTGCCGGGTGGTGGCGGCGCGCGGGAGGCTGATGGCGGCGTTGCCGTCCGGGGGTGCGATGTGGGCGATCGCGGCGGACCCTGCGGAGATCGCGGAGAGTGCCGGTGTGTGGGTGGCGGCGGTGAACGGTCCGTCGTCGGTGGTGGTCTCCGGTGCCGAGGAAGCGGTGGCGGAGCTTGCCGGGCGGTTCGCTGCGGAGGGGCGGCGGGTGAAGCGGCTGGAGGTGTCGCACGCGTTCCACTCGGGGTTGATGGAGCCGATGGTCGCGGAGTTCGCCGAGGTGCTGTCCGGTGTCACGTTCTGCGACGCGCCGGTCATCCCTGTCGTGTCGAATGTGACCGGTGAGGTGGCGGGGGAGGAGCTGTGCACCCCTGAGTACTGGGTGCGGCACATACGGGCCACGGTGCGCTTCGCCGACGGAGTGCGGGCGGTGCGGGCCCAAGGCGTCGGCACGGTACTGGAGTTGGGCCCCGACGGCTCGCTGGTCTCCCTGGTGGAGGAGACCGAGGCCGAGGTGGTGGGTGTGGCGGCGTTGCGTCGGGGGCGGGACGAGGCGGTGGCGCTGTTGGAGGCGTTGGCGCGGGTGCATGTGGGTGGTGTGGGGGTGGACTGGCGGGCGGTGTTCGCCGGGAGCGGGGCGAGGCGGGTGGAGCTGCCGACGTACGCCTTCCAGCACCGCCGCTACTGGCCCCGTACCGCCGTGGGCGCGGGCCGGGGCCGCGTCGTGGACGACTGGCGGTACCGCGTCGTGTGGCGGCCCTGCCCCCTCGGCACCGCCGACTCGCTGTCGGGGCGCTGGCTGCTGGTGGCGTCGCAGGAGAGTGCCGGCACGGCCGTGGCGGAGGCACTGCGGGCCGCCGGCGCCGAGGTGGAGACCGCCTCGGGCGCTGTCGCCGGAGACTTCACCGGAGTCGTGGCGCTTCCCCAATCGGCCGCCGAGGCCGTCCGTCTCGTACAGGAACTGCGCGCCGCCGATGTCAAGGTGCCGCTGTGGTGGCTGACATCGGGCGCGGTCGCGGTCGCGCAGGGCGACACCGTACGACCTGAGGCGGCGCAGCTGTGGGGGCTCGGCCAGGTCGTGGGCCTGGAGGAACCGCGCTGGTGGGGCGGCCTCGTCGAGGTGCCCGCCGAATGGACCGCCGAGACGGGCACGGCGCTCACGGCCGTCCTCGCCGGTGCGGCCGGCGGTGAGGACCAGGTGGCTCTGCGGGGGACCGGAGCGTTCGTACGGCGTCTCGTACGGGCCCCGCTGACCGGACGTGAGCGGGCCAAGGAGTGGAAGCCCCGCGGGACGGCCCTGGTCACCGGGGGGACGGGCGGTGTCGGCGCGCGGGTGGCGCGGTGGCTCGCGGCCGAGGGAGCCGAGCGACTCGTACTGACCAGCCGTCGTGGCGCCGAGGCACCGGGAGCCGACGCACTCGCGGCGGAACTGCGCGCCCTCGGCGCGGAGGTGACCTTCGCGGCCTGTGACACCGCCGACCGGGACGCACTCGCGGCCGTCCTCGCGGACATCCCGCAGGCGACCCCGCTGACCGCCGTCGTCCACGCCGCCGGCATCGTCCGCTACACCAAGGTCCGCGACCTGTCCGCGGCGGAGCTCGACGAGGTCGTCTCCGGCAAGGCGCTGGGCGCCCGGAACCTGGACGAGCTGACCGCGCACCTCGACCTGGACGCCTTCGTCCTCTTCTCCTCCGGCGCCGCCTCCTGGGGCGGCGGCTCGCAGGGCGCCTACGCGGCGGCCAACGCCCACCTCGACGCCCTGGCCCACGACCGCCGCACCCGCGGGCTGCCCGCCACGTCACTGGCGTGGGGCACCTGGCGCTCCGAGGGAATGGCGGCCGACCTCGACGAACAGTCCCTCGCCCGGATGGGACTGGCGCTCATGGACCCCGAACTCGCGCTGTCCGCCATGCGGGAGGCGGTGGAGCACGGCGAGACCGCCCTCACCGTCACCGACACCGACTGGTCCCGTTTCACCCCGGTCTACACGGGCGCCCGCCGCCGACCCCTCATCGAGGACATCCCGGAAGCCGCCCACGCCCTGCGAGCCGGGGAGAACGAGGCCGAACCCGGCGGACCGGCCGACCCCGGTGCCCTTCCCCAAGGTTCGCCGGACACCGACGCGCTGCGCCGCGGCCTCACCGGTCTCACCGAGCGGGAGCAGCGCACCACCCTGCTGGACCTCGTCCGGTCGCGCGCGGCAGCCGTGCTCGGGCACACCGACGTGGCCGAGGTCGCGGCGGACCGGCCGTTCAAGGACCTGGGGTTCGACTCGCTGACGGCGACCGAGCTGCGCAACCGGCTGACCGCCGCCACCGGTCTCCGCCTGCCCGCCACCCTCGTCTTCGACCACCCGACCCCCACCGCCCTCGCCGCCCACGTCCACCGCGAACTGCTCGGCGGCGCCGACCCGGACAGCCGGACCGTCGTCGTACGGCAGGTGGACCAGGACGACCCCCTGGTGATCATCGGCATGGCCTGTCGGCTCCCCGGCGGCGTCACCGGCCCCGAGGACCTGTGGCAGCTGGTCGTCGACGGCCGCGACGAGATCTCCGGAGCGCCGGACGACCGGGGCTGGGACGCCTGGGGAACGTCCACCGCCCAGCAGGGCGGATTCCTCACCGACGTCGGCGGGTTCGACGCGGAGTTCTTCGGGATCTCGCCGCGTGAGGCGCTGGCGATGGACCCGCAGCAGCGGCTGCTGCTGGAGGTGTCGTGGGAGGCGGTGGAGCGCGCGGGAATCGACCCCTCGTCCCTGCGCGGCAGCCGTACCGGCGTCTTCGTCGGCGGCACCCCCACCGGCTACGGCGCCGTACTGGGCGACGCGGGCGACGCCGGCGGCTATCTCCTCACCGGCAACAGCGGCAGCGTGATGTCCGGCCGCATCTCGTACGTGCTCGGACTCCAGGGCCCCGCACTGACCGTCGACACCGCCTGCTCCTCCTCGCTCGTCTCCCTTCACCTCGCCTCCCAGGCGCTGAGCCGAGGTGAGTGCGACCTCGCCCTGGTCGGCGGCGTCGCCGTCATGCCCACCCCGGGCGCCTTCGACGAGTTCGCCCGGCAGGGCGGGCTGGCTTCCGACGGCCGCTGCAAGGCGTTCGCCGACTCGGCCGACGGCACCGGCTGGGCCGAGGGCGTCGCCTTCCTGGCCGTGGAACGGCAGTCGGACGCCCGGCGCAACGGTCACCGGGTGCTTGCGGTGCTACGGGGTTCGGCGGCGAACCAGGACGGTGCGTCCAACGGGTTGAGCGCTCCCAGCGGTCCGGCGCAACAGCGGGTGATCCGGGACGCGTTGGCGAGCGCCGGGCTGTCGGCGTCGGATGTGGACGCGGTGGAGGCGCACGGCACGGGGACCCGGCTCGGCGACCCGATCGAGGCACAGGCGCTGCTCGCGACCTACGGACAGAACCGTGAACGACCGCTGTATGTCGGCTCGTTGAAGTCGAACATCGGTCATACGCAGGCTGTGTCGGGTGTGGCGGGTGTGATCAAGACGGTGATGGCGCTGCGGCACGGAGTACTGCCGTGCACCCTGCATGTCGACGCACCCAGTGGTGAGGTGGACTGGTCCGCCGGTGCGGTGGAGTTGCTGACCGAGGCGCGGGAGTGGCCGGGGGAGGCGGGGCGTCCGCGGCGGATGGCGGTGTCGTCGTTCGGGATCAGCGGCACCAACGCGCACATCATCCTCGAGCAGGGGGATGACGAGGGGGCGTTGTCGGAGCCGGGCGCCGACGGGCAGGTCGTGCCCTGGGTGCTGTCGGGGCGCAGTGAGGCCGCGCTGCGGGGACAGGCGGCGCGGCTGCTGAACCGTGCGGGGAGCTTGGGCCGCGCGGTGGACATCGGTTGGTCGTTGGCGGTGTCGCGGGCGGCGTTGGAGCATCGGGCGGTGGTCGTCGGGGGTGGGCGGGAGGAGTTGCTGCGGGGCCTGTCGGCTGTGGCGGAGGGGCGGCCGGGTGCGGGGGTGGTCTCGGGCCGGGCCGGGGACTCCGGTGCCGTCTTCGTGTTTCCGGGTCAGGGGTCGCAGTGGGTGGGGATGGCGGTGGAGTTGCTGGATTCTTCGCCGGTGTTCGCGTCCCGGATGGCCGAGTGCGAGGCGGCGTTGTCCGCGTTCGTGGACTGGTCGCTGTCCGAAGTGCTCCGCGATGGTGGCGGGTTGGGCCGGGTGGATGTGGTCCAGCCGGTGTTGTGGGCGGTGATGGTGAGTCTGGCGGAGGTGTGGCGGTCGTACGGGGTGGAGCCGGCCGCTGTCGTGGGTCACTCCCAGGGTGAGATCGCGGCCGCTGTGGTGGCCGGGGCGTTGTCGTTGGAGGACGGGGCGCGGGTGGTGGCGTTGCGTTCGAAGGCGATCCTGGTCCTGTCCGGTCACGGTGGGATGGCGTCGGTGCAGTTGCCGGCGGATGAGGTTCGTGGTCTGAAGGCGCTGGCGGACGGTCGGGTGGACCTGGCCGCCGTCAACGGTCCCTCCTCGGTGGTCGTCGCGGGCGCGACGGACGCGCTGGATGAGGTGATTGCGGAGGCGGTCGCCCGGGGCGCCCGGGCCAAGCGCATCGACGTCGACTACGCCTCCCACTCCGTGCAGGTGGAGCAGATCCGTGCGGAACTCCTTGATGTTCTGGGGGAGTTGGCGCCGGTGGCGGCGCGGGTGCCGTTCTATTCGACGGTGACCGGCGGCCGGTTGGACACAACGGGCCTGGACGCCGAGTACTGGTACCGGAACCTACGCTCCACGGTCTGCCTGGAGTCCACGGTGGCCGCGCTGGTGCGGGCCGGGCATCAGTTGTTCGTGGAGGTGAGTCCGCATCCGGTGCTGACGGGTGCGGTGCAGGACACCGCCCAGGCGGCCGGGCGTGAGGCGGTCGTGACGGGGACCTTGCGCCGGGGTGAGGGCGGTCTGGAGCGGTTGTTGCTGTCCCTGGGTGAGGCGTACGCGCACGGCGCGCCGGTCGACTGGGGCACGTGCTTCGACGGTATGGATGTCCGGACGGTGGACCTGCCGACCTACGCCTTCCAACACCGCCGCTACTGGCCCGAGACCATGTCGGTGCCCGGTGGCGTTCGCCGGGCTGTGGACGACTGGCGTTACCGGGTCGTCTGGCGGCGCCGTGCCCAGGCCGAGGACACTCCACTGTCGGGGCGCTGGCTGCTGGTGTCGCCCGACGAGCGGGTGGCCACGGCGTTGCGCGCTGCCGGTGCCGAGGTGGACGTCGCCACGGAGATCGTCGCCGGTGACTACGCGGGCGTGATCGCGTCACCCGGCTCCCTCGACGCCGCCGTAACCCTCCTCAAGGACCTCGACGCGGTCGGCGTGGAGGCACCGTTGTGGTGGCTGACGGACGGCGCCGCCGCCGCGACGGCCGGCGACACGGTTCGGCCGGAGGCGGCTCAGTTGTGGGCGCTCGGCCAGGTCGTGGGGCTGGAGCATGCCGACCGGTGGGGCGGGCTCATCGACCTGCCCGCGGCGTGGACCGAGCACACCGGCCGGTCGCTGGCGGGCGTGCTGGCCGCGTCGGCGGACGGAGAGGACCAGGTCGCCGTACGCGAATCAGGTGTCTTCGTACGGCGGTTGGTGCGGGCCGCGCTCACCGGCCGTGCCCCCGCACGCTCGTGGCAGCCGCGGGGAACCGTGCTGGTGACGGGCGGCACCGGCGGTATCGGCGCCCATGTGGCGCGCTGGCTGGCCGCCGAGGGAGCGGACCATCTGGTGCTGACGAGCCGTCGCGGTGCCGAGGCGCCGGGCGCCGCCGAACTCGGCCGGGAACTGGAGGCGTTGGGCACGCGGACGACGTTCGCGGCCTGTGATGTGACCGACCGGGACGCGCTGGCGGCCGTACTCGCGGACGTACCCGAAGACCTGCCGCTGACCGCCGTCGTCCACGCCGCCGGAGTGGCGACCTTCGCGGACGTCCTGTCCATCGAGCCGGAGGAGCTGGTGGCGGGTATGGCCGCGAAGGTGTGGGGTGCGCGGCATCTGGACGAGCTGACGGCCGGTGTGGATCTGGACGCGTTCGTGTTGTTCTCGTCGGGTGCGGCGGTGTGGGGGAGTGCGGGCAACGGTACGTACGCGGCTGCCAACGCGTTCCTCGACGGGCTGGCGTTCGAGCGGCGTGCGCGTGGCCTGACGGCGACGTCGCTGGCGTGGGGCGGCTGGGCAGGCGGCGGCATGCTCGAAGGCTCCGAGGCCGTCGCCGGGCAACTGGAACGCATGGGCGTACGCCAGATGCAGCCCGAACTGGCCATCGGCGTCATGCGGGAGGCCGTCGAACACGACGAGACCACGCTCGCCGTCAGTGACATGGACTGGGAGCGGTTCGCCCCCGTCTACGCGCTGGCCCGCCGCCGTCCGCTGATCGAGGAGATCCCCGAAGCCGCCCGCGCCCTGCGCGGCGAGGACACGACCGCCCGGCAGGGCGAGAGCGACGACACGGCGACCGCCCGGCTGCGCGAGAGCCTCACCGGGCTGACCGACGCCGAACGGCAGGACATGCTCGTGGAACTGGTCCGCGAACACGCCTCGGCCGTACTCGGCCACGCGTCACCGGACGCCCTCACCGCGGACCGGCCGTTCAAGGACCTGGGGTTCGACTCGCTGACGGCGACCGAGCTGCGCAACCGGCTGAACACCGCCACCGGCCTCCGGCTGCCCGCCACCCTCGTCTTCGACCACCCGACGCCCACCGCCCTCGCCACTCTCCTGCGCGGCGAACTGCTGGCCGGCACACCGGACGGCGTGCTGGACGCGCTGCGCGTCCAGCAGGAACTCGACCGTATGGAGCAGGCCCTCTTCCGCGCGGCCGCCGCGCCCGACATGGACGCCGACACCCGCGCCGACATCGCGCAACGGCTGCGCGACCTCGCGGGCAGGCTCGGCGCCACGGACCAGGCGGCCGAGCCCCGCACGGCGGACCATCTCGACTCGGCCACCGACGACGAGATCTTCGACCTCATCGACCGCGATCTGGGCGTGTCCTGA